One window from the genome of Kluyveromyces marxianus DMKU3-1042 DNA, complete genome, chromosome 3 encodes:
- the MATA2 gene encoding mating-type protein A2: MSNSTLRRTTFFKLSTKEEACSSNKAVQSNNNSIEFPNLKRNGKAFTCSSNEKTSKKFTRPRNQFVLMRTLFNRCVTTHILEHFNQTKIQKNMFSVTSKITSELWNESPSELKVYFLLLATLEENWHKNKHYCSWDKQSSQTLSMEPIENSHIFSRLAISLSMGVGSAVSSYSAKDLCLFPKTRTKKKRVASPTLLPNQRFNSKFNSKLSQDTKTKSPKSLVRLKSTKLPTQSGKVFKKRYQNENRVIEDLFLV; this comes from the coding sequence ATGTCGAACTCTACGCTAAGAAGAACAACTTTTTTCAAGCTTTCTacgaaagaagaagcatgCTCCAGTAATAAAGCAGTGCAAAGTAATAACAACTCTATTGAATTTCCTAATTTGAAGAGAAATGGTAAGGCTTTTACTTGCTCATCCAATGaaaaaacttcaaagaagtttaCTAGAccaagaaatcaatttGTGCTTATGCGTACACTCTTTAATAGATGTGTGACTACACACATCTTAGAACATTTTAACCAAACAAAGATTCAGAAAAACATGTTTTCAGTTACTTCTAAAATAACTTCGGAACTTTGGAACGAGTCCCCCTCTGAACTCAAAGTTTATTTTCTGCTATTAGCAACTTTAGAAGAGAACTGGCataaaaacaaacattATTGTTCATGGGACAAACAGTCATCTCAGACGCTTAGTATGGAACCTATAGAAAATTCCCATATATTTTCCAGACTGGCAATAAGTCTGTCAATGGGAGTAGGGAGTGCTGTAAGTTCATATAGCGCAAAGGATTTGTGTCTATTCCCTAAGACTAgaaccaaaaagaagagggTTGCGTCACCAACTCTGTTACCCAACCAAAGgttcaattcaaaattCAACTCAAAACTCTCTCAAgatacaaaaacaaaatcaccAAAAAGCTTGGTTAGACTAAAGTCAACCAAGCTTCCAACCCAATCTGGTAAAGTGTTTAAGAAACGCtatcaaaatgaaaacCGGGTTATCGAAGATCTCTTCCTTGTTTAA
- the MATA1 gene encoding mating-type protein A1 produces MDGHDKKNPILLLKELCQEAQGLAGVQLKEDGFSSPFKTFSIPFPEEAVKKCSNKALLLQLYHQYSTSLETILNKCPLEDLKVDPQMVADAFNNQFLRTIQLLPVENNLKIKEQNPSDSSGKEDSKNDTVEEDSPSPDNQNSRTAKKFFLEPEAKDLLEKVFKVKKCPNTSERLFIAQKLGLTASQVRIWFTNKRMRTKSKQKKVKPIAGPIK; encoded by the coding sequence ATGGATGGACATGACAAAAAGAATCCCATTCTCCTGCTTAAAGAATTATGCCAGGAAGCACAAGGTTTGGCAGGAGTACAGCTAAAAGAAGATGGGTTTTCATCTCCTTTTAAGACGTTTTCAATACCATTTCCTGAAGAGGCAGTAAAGAAGTGCTCTAACAAAGCACTTCTTTTGCAGTTATATCATCAATACAGCACGAGTTTGGAAACGATTTTGAATAAATGTCCTCTAGAAGATTTGAAAGTGGACCCCCAAATGGTTGCTGATGCCTTCAATAATCAATTTCTAAGAACTATACAATTACTTCCTGTTGAAAACAATCTCAAGATCAAGGAGCAGAATCCTTCTGATAGTTCTGGGAAAGAAGATTCTAAAAATGACActgtagaagaagacagTCCTTCACCAGATAATCAGAATTCTCGTACTGCAAAGAAATTCTTCCTTGAACCCGAAGCAAAAGATCTGCTTGAAAAAGTATTTAAAGTTAAAAAGTGTCCTAACACTTCTGAGCGATTATTCATCGCTCAGAAGCTTGGTCTAACTGCTTCTCAAGTTAGGATATGGTTTACAAACAAACGTATGCGTACGAAATCTaaacagaagaaagtaAAACCAATAGCTGGTCCTATTAAATAG
- a CDS encoding protein SLA2, protein MILKSLVESSIKSLQDPIASLDVSDLATDLSNAFIDGDINTIVNILPEFVSLLLRCPQEMQTIAEDFLRCLSSAKQTDSVINANIAFQEKLKIRQYSYRYGDSDEV, encoded by the coding sequence atgatattgaaaagtctAGTTGAATCGAGTATCAAATCGCTCCAGGATCCGATCGCCTCTCTTGATGTGTCAGACCTTGCCACCGATCTTTCCAATGCCTTCATCGATGGTGATATCAATACCATAGTCAATATTCTGCCCGAGTTTGTCTCACTACTGCTCCGCTGCCCACAGGAGATGCAGACCATAGCAGAAGACTTCTTGCGATGCTTATCCTCGGCAAAGCAGACCGATTCCGTGATAAACGCCAACATTGCGTTCCAGGAAAAGCTTAAAATTAGACAATATAGTTACAGATATGGTGATAGTGATGAAGTATAA
- the YHB1 gene encoding flavohemoglobin, whose protein sequence is MLSVKTKNIVKATVPALEQNGVTITKTFYKNMLGEHPELLNTFNKVNQQKGKQPAALAMTVLAAAKNIDDLSVLMPAVNQIGHKHRALQVQPAQYDIVGKYLLLAIKEVLGNAATPDIMTAWAEAYKVIADIFISVEKQMYKEAQWDSWKPFTVTKKTPVAKDIVEFCVEPVEGSGIELSKLKIIPGQYLTVKTHPTTHDNKYDALRHYSICSDSTDGGLKFSVKYEHGNIQDGLVSEYLHKYIKVGDTIELSAPAGDFELNQELIKQEEVPLVLVSAGVGATPLVAMLEFQLEHNPKRPVLWIQSSLNEESQAFKDHVNSLLGKFDNAKAELVYTSTMPRIDGAYLEKHIASPSDVYICGSIEFMSSLMDALKQLGHEDKMIHYEPFGPKMSLA, encoded by the coding sequence ATGCTTTCAGTTAAGACTAAGAACATTGTTAAGGCTACCGTGCCTGCCCTTGAACAAAATGGTGTTACCATCACCAAAACGTTTTATAAAAACATGTTAGGTGAACACCCAGAACTTTTGAATACTTTCAATAAAGTTAATCAGCAAAAAGGTAAGCAGCCTGCTGCTTTAGCAATGACTGTTTTAGCTGCTGCAAAAAACATCGATGATTTATCGGTCTTAATGCCAGCGGTTAACCAAATTGGCCACAAACATCGTGCTTTGCAGGTTCAACCAGCACAATATGATATTGTTGGTAAGTACTTGTTGCTAGCTATTAAGGAGGTGTTAGGAAATGCTGCTACCCCAGATATTATGACAGCTTGGGCAGAGGCCTACAAAGTAATTGCAgacattttcatttctgtTGAAAAACAAATGTATAAGGAAGCCCAATGGGACTCCTGGAAGCCATTTACAGTTACCAAGAAGACTCCAGTTGCTAAGGATATTGTTGAGTTTTGTGTGGAACCAGTTGAAGGATCTGGTATTGAGCTTTCAAAGCTCAAAATTATTCCAGGTCAATATTTGACGGTAAAAACCCATCCAACAACCCACGATAACAAGTATGATGCGCTAAGACATTACTCCATTTGTTCTGACTCCACTGATGGTGGGCTCAAGTTCTCTGTCAAGTACGAACATGGCAACATTCAAGATGGTCTAGTTTCTGAATATCTCCATAAATACATCAAAGTTGGTGACACGATTGAATTAAGTGCTCCAGCTGGTgattttgaattgaatcAGGAATTGATTAAGCAAGAAGAGGTTCCATTAGTGCTGGTGAGTGCTGGTGTTGGCGCTACGCCATTAGTTGCTATGCTTGAGTTCCAGTTAGAGCATAATCCTAAGAGACCTGTCTTGTGGATTCAATCATCTTTAAATGAAGAGTCCCAAGCTTTTAAGGATCACGTGAATAGTCTATTGGGAAAGTTTGACAATGCTAAGGCTGAATTAGTATATACCAGTACAATGCCTAGAATTGATGGGGCATACCTTGAAAAGCATATTGCATCACCATCTGATGTTTATATTTGTGGCTCTATTGAATTCATGTCTAGCCTAATGGATGCCTTGAAGCAATTGGGACATGAAGATAAAATGATTCATTATGAACCATTTGGTCCAAAGATGTCTTTGGCCTAG
- the MIR1 gene encoding Mir1p, with protein sequence MSSTLPQYTASDYAKFALAGAIGCGTTHSSMVPIDVVKTRIQLEPTVYNKGMISSFRQIISAEGAGALLTGFGPTLLGYSLQGAFKFGGYELFKKLAIDNMGYENAVNYKNTVYIGSAAIAEFFADIALCPLEATRIRLVSQPSFANGLFGGFSRILREEGVGSFYNGFTPILFKQIPYNIAKFVVFEHAAEVYFGLAGSKESLSASATTGINLLAGLTAGLAAAVVSQPADTLLSKVNKTKKAPGQSTVGLLAQLAKQLGFVGSFAGLPTRLVMVGTLTSLQFGIYGSLKKTLGCPPAVEIGKSSH encoded by the coding sequence ATGTCTTCTACTCTACCTCAATATACCGCTTCTGACTACGCCAAGTTCGCTTTGGCCGGTGCCATTGGTTGTGGTACTACCCACTCTTCCATGGTTCCAATCGATGTCGTTAAGACTAGAATCCAATTGGAACCAACCGTTTACAACAAGGGTAtgatctcttctttcaGACAGATTATCTCTGCTGAAGGTGCTGGTGCTCTATTGACTGGTTTCGGTCCAACTTTGTTGGGTTACTCTTTGCAAGGTGCCTTCAAGTTCGGTGGTTAcgaattgttcaagaagttggcCATTGACAACATGGGTTACGAAAACGCTGTTAACTACAAGAACACTGTCTACATTGGTTCCGCTGCTATTGCCGAATTCTTTGCTGATATTGCTTTGTGTCCATTGGAAGCCACCAGAATTAGATTGGTTTCTCAACCAAGCTTTGCTAACGGTTTGTTCGGTGGTTTCAGCAGAATCTtgagagaagaaggtgttgGTTCTTTCTACAACGGTTTCACCCCAATTCTATTCAAGCAAATTCCATACAACATTGCTAAGTTCGTTGTGTTCGAACATGCTGCTGAAGTTTACTTCGGTCTAGCTGGTTCAAAGGAATCCTTGTCTGCCTCTGCTACTACTGGTATCAACTTGTTGGCTGGTTTGACTGCTGGTTTGGCTGCTGCCGTTGTTTCTCAACCAGCTGACACTCTATTGTCTAAGGTTaacaagaccaagaagGCTCCAGGTCAATCTACCGTCGGTTTGTTGGCTCAATTGGCCAAGCAACTAGGTTTCGTTGGTTCCTTCGCCGGTTTGCCAACACGTTTGGTTATGGTCGGTACCTTGACTTCCTTGCAATTCGGTATCTACGGTTCCCTAAAGAAGACTTTGGGTTGTCCACCAGCTGTCGAAATCGGTAAGTCCTCCCACTAA